One Solanum lycopersicum chromosome 2, SLM_r2.1 genomic region harbors:
- the LOC101250271 gene encoding phospholipase A1-IIgamma-like — MAGMAEKWEELSGKSNWDGLVHPLAVDLRKYIIQYGELAQATYDTFITERASKYAGASRYSNENFFTKVGLDPNKYGVTKFFYATASIPLPDAFITRSFSREAWSKESNFMGYVAVATDEGKVSLGRRDIVVAWRGTKQALEWVNDLQFLLVPAPNVFGNGGLLPLFQPLVHHGFYNIYTSESARSQFNQTSVRDQVMEEVKRLVEEYKDEEVSITVTGHSLGASLATLNAVDIAFNGINKTSEGKEFPVTAFVFASPKVGDINFLNKFSKLKHLHILRIHNLLDIVPKYPPIGYFDVGQEIMIDTTKSPYVKPPGEIVSWHLLEPYLHGVAGTQGLGLLAGFKLEVNRDISLVNKEWDILKNEYCVPAFWWTEKHKGMVQQENGSWLLMDRDEYEF; from the exons ATGGCTGGCATGGCTGAAAAATGGGAGGAACTTAGTGGGAAAAGCAATTGGGATGGGTTAGTACACCCCTTGGCTGTTGATCTTCGTAAATATATCATTCAATACGGTGAACTGGCTCAAGCAACATATGACACGTTTATAACAGAGAGAGCATCCAAATATGCAGGAGCTAGCAGATATTCGAATGAAAATTTCTTTACTAAAGTTGGACTTGACCCAAACAAGTATGGAGTGACCAAATTTTTCTATGCTACCGCATCCATTCCACTTCCTGATGCTTTTATTACAAGATCATTTTCAAGGGAAGCATGGAGCAAGGAATCAAATTTTATGGGTTATGTTGCTGTGGCTACTGATGAGGGTAAAGTTTCACTAGGAAGAAGGGATATTGTCGTTGCTTGGAGAGGAACTAAGCAAGCATTAGAGTGGGTGAATGACCTTCAATTTCTACTTGTTCCAGCACCCAATGTTTTTGGTAATGGTGGTTTGCTTCCTTTGTTTCAACCTTTGGTGCATCATGGGTTCTATAACATTTATACATCAGAAAGCGCCCGTTCACAATTTAATCAGACTAGCGTTCGGGATCAG GTAATGGAAGAAGTGAAAAGATTGGTGGAGGAATATAAGGATGAAGAGGTGAGCATAACTGTGACGGGACATAGCCTAGGTGCATCACTTGCAACTCTAAATGCGGTTGACATAGCTTTCAATGGAATCAATAAAACAAGTGAAGGCAAAGAGTTTCCAGTGACTGCTTTTGTATTCGCAAGTCCTAAAGTTGGAGATATCAATTTTCTCAATAAATTTTCCAAACTGAAGCATCTTCACATCTTGAGGATTCATAATTTATTGGATATTGTTCCGAAATACCCACCCATTGGGTATTTTGACGTTGGGCAGGAGATTATGATTGATACGACAAAATCTCCGTATGTGAAGCCTCCAGGAGAAATTGTGAGCTGGCATTTGTTGGAGCCATACTTGCATGGAGTCGCTGGTACTCAAGGTTTAGGACTTTTAGCAGGTTTTAAACTAGAGGTGAATCGCGATATTTCACTTGTCAACAAAGAGTGGGACATACTGAAAAACGAATATTGTGTTCCTGCATTTTGGTGGACTGAAAAGCACAAAGGAATGGTTCAACAAGAAAATGGATCTTGGCTTTTGATGGATCGTGACGAGTATGAATTCTGA
- the LOC101249983 gene encoding phospholipase A1-IIgamma-like, translating to MACIFAEKWEELSGKNNWDGLLNPLDLDLRKYIIHYGELAQATYDTFISERASKYAGASRYSMENFFTKVGLDPKKYCVTKYFYATSSMPLPDAFITKSLSREAWSKESNFMGYIAVATDEGKASLGRRDIVINWRGTLQVLEWVNDLQFLLVPAPQVFGDGGLLPLFHPLVHHGFHNIYTTENPRSQFNKTCVRDQVMEEVKRLVEEYKDEEVSITVTGHSLGASLATLNAVDIAFNKINKASNGKEFPVTAFVFASPKVGDVNFLNAFSKLKHLHILRIHNVLDIVPKYPPIGYFDVGQEIMIDTTKSPYVKPPGEPVSWHLLEPYLHGIAGTQGIGMLAGFKLEVNRDISLVNKQWNVLKDEHCIPPLWWSEKHKGMVQQEDGTWLLQDRDEYEF from the exons atgGCTTGCATATTTGCTGAGAAATGGGAGGAACTTAGTGGAAAAAACAATTGGGATGGGCTATTAAACCCCTTGGATCTTGATCTTCgtaaatacatcattcattacGGAGAATTGGCTCAAGCAACTTATGACACTTTCATTTCAGAGAGAGCATCTAAATATGCAGGAGCTAGCAGATACTCTATGGAAAACTTCTTTACTAAGGTTGGACTTGACCCAAAAAAGTATTGTGTAACCAAATATTTCTATGCTACCTCATCCATGCCACTTCCTGATGCTTTCATAACGAAATCATTGTCAAGGGAAGCATGGAGTAAGGAATCAAATTTTATGGGATATATTGCTGTGGCTACTGATGAGGGTAAAGCTTCATTAGGAAGGAGGGATATTGTGATTAATTGGAGAGGAACTTTGCAAGTATTGGAGTGGGTTAATGACCTTCAATTTTTACTTGTCCCAGCACCCCAAGTATTTGGTGATGGAGGTTTGCTTCCTTTGTTTCATCCTTTGGTGCATCATGGCTTCCATAACATTTATACAACTGAAAATCCACGATCACAGTTTAATAAGACGTGTGTTAGGGATCAG GTAATGGAAGAAGTGAAAAGATTGGTGGAGGAATATAAGGATGAAGAGGTGAGCATAACTGTGACTGGACACAGCCTAGGTGCATCACTTGCAACTCTAAATGCAGTTGACATAGctttcaataaaatcaataaagcAAGTAATGGCAAGGAGTTTCCAGTGACTGCTTTTGTATTCGCAAGCCCTAAAGTTGGAGATGTCAATTTTCTCAATGCATTTTCCAAACTGAAGCATCTTCATATCTTGAGGATTCATAATGTATTGGATATTGTTCCGAAATACCCACCCATCGGGTATTTTGACGTTGGTCAGGAGATAATGATTGATACGACAAAATCTCCGTATGTGAAGCCTCCAGGAGAACCTGTGAGCTGGCATTTATTGGAACCATATTTGCATGGAATTGCTGGGACTCAAGGAATAGGAATGTTAGCAGGTTTTAAACTAGAGGTGAATCGCGATATTTCACTTGTGAACAAACAGTGGAACGTACTGAAAGATGAACATTGTATTCCTCCCCTTTGGTGGTCTGAGAAGCACAAAGGAATGGTTCAACAAGAAGATGGAACTTGGCTTCTCCAGGATCGTGATGAGTATGAGTTCTGA
- the LOC101249701 gene encoding phospholipase A1-IIgamma, giving the protein MGSMAEKWEELGGKNNWNGLLNPLAVDLRKYIIHYGELAQATYDTFIMERASKYAGASRYSMENFFTKVGLDPNKYRVTKFFYATSSIPLPDGFIVKSFSREAWSKESNFMGYIAVATDEGKASLGRRDIVVNWRGTIQKMEWVNDLQFLLIPAPKIFGAGGLLPLFKPLVHHGFYNVYTSASSRSQFNKTSVRDQVIKEVKRLVEEYKDEEVSITVTGHSLGASLATMNAVDIAFNKINKASNGKEFPVTAFAFASPKVGDIQFKATFDKLKHLHILRIHNLLDIVPKYPPIGYFDVGKELMIDTTKSPYVKPPGENVSWHLLEPYLHGVAGTQGLGLFAGFKLEVNRDISLVNKQWNILKDEYCIPGMWWVEKNKGMVQQEDGSWLMLDRDEYDF; this is encoded by the exons atggGTAGCATGGCTGAAAAATGGGAAGAACTTGGTGGGAAAAACAATTGGAATGGGTTATTGAACCCCTTGGCTGTTGATCTTCGTAAATATATCATCCATTACGGAGAATTGGCTCAGGCAACTTATGACACTTTCATCATGGAGAGAGCATCCAAATATGCAGGAGCTAGCAGATACTCGATGGAAAATTTCTTTACTAAAGTTGGACTTGACCCAAACAAGTATCGCGTTACCAAATTTTTCTATGCTACCTCATCCATTCCTCTTCCCGATGGTTTCATCGTGAAATCATTTTCAAGAGAAGCATGGAGTAAGGAATCAAATTTCATGGGATACATTGCTGTGGCTACTGATGAGGGTAAAGCTTCACTAGGAAGGAGGGACATTGTGGTTAATTGGAGAGGAACTATACAGAAGATGGAGTGGGTTAATGACCTTCAATTTTTACTCATCCCAGCACCCAAAATTTTTGGTGCTGGAGGTTTGCTTCCTTTGTTTAAACCTTTGGTGCATCATGGCTTCTATAATGTTTATACATCAGCAAGTTCACGATCACAGTTTAATAAAACTAGTGTCAGAGACCAG GTGATCAAAGAAGTGAAAAGATTGGTTGAGGAATATAAGGATGAAGAGGTGAGCATAACTGTGACGGGACATAGCCTAGGTGCATCACTTGCAACTATGAATGCAGTTGACATAGctttcaataaaatcaacaaagcAAGTAACGGCAAGGAGTTTCCAGTGACTGCTTTTGCATTCGCAAGTCCTAAAGTTGGAGATATCCAATTTAAGGCAACATTTGACAAACTGAAGCATCTTCATATCTTGAGGATTCACAACTTATTGGATATTGTACCAAAGTATCCACCTATTGGATATTTTGACGTTGGGAAGGAGCTAATGATTGATACAACAAAATCTCCCTATGTGAAACCTCCTGGAGAAAATGTTAGCTGGCATTTGTTGGAGCCATACTTGCATGGAGTTGCTGGCACTCAAGGTTTAGGACTTTTTGCAGGTTTTAAACTAGAGGTGAATCGTGATATTTCACTTGTTAATAAGCAGTGGAACATACTGAAAGACGAATATTGTATTCCTGGGATGTGGTGGGTTGAGAAAAACAAAGGAATGGTCCAACAAGAAGATGGATCTTGGCTTATGTTGGATCGCGATGAATATGACTTCTAA